From the genome of Pirellulales bacterium, one region includes:
- a CDS encoding SCO family protein yields MTLQVKIWLSLLLSLLIAYTSYSGWRLYHRDDFVSRATESRSRHIERTRAMGSIADSELVDTAGKPFSLDSLAGKVWLASFFFSSCPGPCAQMNRAIAGLQNDWKDDNLKFVSITVDPTNDTPEVLAKYARTFHADPERWTFLSCPFAKVQALGTEAFQVPIGPKMHTERVILVDKWKNVRSMYLTSDATQMLALNRKIKELLAEETPPAKTDDSDSVVAIREAESPKDEVSNGGPAVADAPSSAAAASESSTPLEGASATAGPAKADTEAKP; encoded by the coding sequence ATGACCCTACAGGTAAAGATCTGGTTATCGCTCTTGTTGTCGTTGCTAATTGCTTACACGTCCTATTCCGGTTGGCGTCTTTACCATCGCGACGACTTTGTTTCGCGCGCGACGGAAAGCCGCTCGCGCCATATCGAGCGCACGCGCGCAATGGGATCTATCGCCGATTCCGAGCTGGTCGACACCGCCGGCAAGCCGTTTTCGCTCGATTCTCTGGCGGGCAAAGTGTGGCTGGCAAGCTTCTTCTTCAGCAGTTGCCCGGGCCCTTGTGCACAGATGAATCGCGCCATCGCCGGATTGCAGAACGATTGGAAGGACGACAATCTGAAATTCGTGAGCATCACGGTCGACCCTACGAACGACACGCCGGAAGTGCTCGCCAAATACGCCCGCACATTTCACGCAGATCCTGAGCGCTGGACGTTCCTAAGTTGCCCATTTGCCAAAGTGCAAGCTCTCGGCACGGAAGCATTTCAAGTGCCTATTGGCCCCAAGATGCACACCGAGCGGGTGATCCTGGTCGACAAATGGAAAAACGTCCGCAGCATGTACCTGACGAGCGATGCGACTCAGATGTTGGCGCTGAATCGAAAAATCAAGGAATTGTTGGCCGAGGAAACTCCGCCCGCGAAAACGGATGACTCAGATTCGGTCGTCGCTATTCGCGAAGCGGAGTCGCCTAAAGATGAGGTGTCCAATGGCGGCCCCGCGGTTGCCGATGCTCCATCGTCCGCCGCCGCAGCGTCCGAATCCTCGACGCCTCTCGAGGGCGCATCGGCAACCGCGGGGCCGGCGAAGGCCGACACCGAGGCGAAGCCGTGA
- a CDS encoding cytochrome C oxidase subunit IV family protein produces the protein MHDAGHSSEAHGHAHGEPANGDHGHAHGGIAKYIYVFLALCVLTGASFFTYSSAWPWHDQPAVGRFFMMAVSCTKAMLVILFFMHLKYEADWKYVLTIPASIMSIFLMLALVPDVGLRMRTYSPERREHAALPEVQFQKLQKKVKELEPVHDTSAPAAIAPAH, from the coding sequence ATGCACGACGCCGGCCATTCATCCGAGGCACACGGCCACGCGCACGGTGAACCTGCAAACGGTGATCACGGGCATGCCCACGGCGGTATTGCCAAATACATCTACGTGTTCCTGGCGCTGTGCGTACTGACCGGGGCTTCGTTCTTTACGTATTCCAGCGCGTGGCCGTGGCACGATCAGCCGGCGGTGGGGCGATTTTTTATGATGGCGGTATCATGCACCAAGGCCATGTTGGTGATTTTGTTCTTCATGCACTTGAAGTACGAAGCCGACTGGAAGTATGTGCTGACGATTCCGGCGTCGATTATGTCGATATTCCTGATGCTGGCGCTGGTGCCCGATGTGGGTCTGCGCATGCGTACCTACTCGCCCGAGCGTCGCGAGCATGCGGCGCTGCCCGAGGTGCAATTCCAAAAGCTGCAAAAGAAGGTGAAGGAATTGGAACCGGTCCACGATACGTCGGCACCGGCTGCCATCGCGCCGGCACACTAG
- a CDS encoding ABC transporter ATP-binding protein, whose protein sequence is MVSSAALNVSRLVHRYGDRLALEDVSLSVDQGEIFAFLGPNGGGKTTLFRLLSTLVPIQSGAIDILGLDVRRQPDEVRSNIGVVFQAPSLDRKLTVNENLWQHGQLYGLSRGVLSTRRTEMLARFGLTDRAGDLVETLSGGLRRRVELAKGLLHRPRVLLLDEPSTGLDPGARSDLWEYLHRVRDEDGVTVVLTTHLLEEAEKADRLAIMSAGKLVALDTPDRLRATVGGDTIWIETDRPEQMAADITERLGCAANVVGARVRLELPDGHQWIARLVEGFPGQISSISLGKPTLEDVFIARTGHRFWQAEEVGVG, encoded by the coding sequence ATGGTTTCCTCAGCCGCTCTGAATGTCTCGCGGCTGGTGCATCGCTACGGCGATCGCCTGGCGCTCGAGGATGTCAGCCTGTCCGTGGATCAGGGCGAGATCTTCGCCTTTCTCGGCCCCAATGGCGGCGGCAAGACGACGCTGTTTCGCCTGCTGTCGACGCTCGTCCCCATTCAATCGGGCGCGATCGATATTCTCGGTCTCGACGTGCGCAGGCAACCTGATGAGGTTCGCTCGAATATCGGCGTCGTGTTCCAGGCGCCGAGCCTCGATCGCAAGCTCACCGTGAATGAGAACCTCTGGCAGCATGGCCAGTTGTACGGGCTGTCGCGTGGAGTGCTTTCCACGCGGCGGACGGAGATGCTGGCACGCTTTGGTTTGACCGACCGAGCGGGTGACCTGGTGGAAACGCTCTCGGGCGGGTTGCGGCGCCGCGTTGAGCTGGCAAAGGGTTTGCTGCATCGTCCGCGCGTTTTGTTGCTCGACGAGCCCAGCACTGGGCTCGATCCCGGGGCACGCAGCGACCTGTGGGAGTATTTGCACCGTGTGCGCGACGAAGACGGGGTGACCGTCGTGCTGACGACACATCTGCTCGAAGAAGCCGAGAAGGCCGACCGTCTGGCAATCATGAGTGCCGGCAAGCTCGTGGCGCTAGATACACCCGATCGCCTGCGTGCCACGGTCGGCGGTGACACGATCTGGATCGAAACTGATCGCCCCGAGCAAATGGCGGCGGACATAACCGAGCGTTTGGGGTGCGCGGCAAACGTGGTCGGCGCGCGTGTGCGTTTGGAGTTGCCCGACGGCCATCAATGGATTGCCCGACTCGTCGAAGGTTTCCCCGGCCAGATCAGCTCGATATCGCTGGGTAAACCGACACTGGAAGATGTATTCATTGCCCGCACCGGCCACCGCTTCTGGCAGGCCGAGGAGGTGGGCGTTGGCTGA
- a CDS encoding ABC transporter permease — MAEHTVDPAPGGKIEPDSNRAGTASAFSATARVASNGGDSRGEPSAVRRATGSAVWSLCYRELIRFVRQRNRIVGAIGQPVLFWVLFGAGLGPTFQLPGIDGDVSYREYFFPGTLALILLFTAIFSTISIIEDRREGFLQSVLVAPISRWSMVLGKVLGGSILATGQGVLFLLLGLLVGLHFSLAGFAAAALFSFVVAFALTSLGFVIAWRMDSTQGFHAIMSVFLLPMWLLSGAFFPAEHGWLNWIMWANPLTYGVAGLRRLLYLGEAAQSVPDWLAVLPSLPMALAVTAIFAIGTFAVGCWIAGQRTTGDLL; from the coding sequence TTGGCTGAGCATACCGTAGACCCCGCACCAGGGGGCAAGATCGAGCCTGACAGTAATCGCGCCGGCACAGCTTCGGCGTTTTCGGCAACGGCGCGCGTTGCCAGCAACGGAGGAGATTCTCGTGGCGAGCCCAGCGCAGTGCGGCGCGCAACCGGCTCGGCCGTATGGTCGCTGTGTTACCGTGAACTGATTCGCTTTGTTCGGCAACGCAATCGCATAGTGGGCGCGATTGGCCAACCGGTATTGTTCTGGGTGCTCTTTGGCGCGGGCCTGGGACCGACCTTTCAATTGCCAGGCATCGATGGCGACGTCAGTTACCGCGAATATTTCTTTCCCGGCACCTTGGCGTTGATTCTGTTGTTTACCGCCATCTTCTCGACGATCTCGATTATCGAAGACCGGCGTGAGGGGTTCCTGCAGTCGGTGCTCGTGGCCCCTATTTCGCGCTGGTCGATGGTGTTGGGAAAAGTTTTAGGAGGATCGATCCTGGCGACAGGGCAGGGAGTCTTGTTCCTACTTTTGGGACTTTTAGTGGGTTTGCACTTTTCTCTAGCCGGTTTTGCAGCCGCGGCGCTGTTTTCGTTTGTTGTGGCGTTTGCGCTCACGTCGCTAGGGTTTGTAATTGCCTGGCGGATGGACTCCACGCAAGGGTTCCATGCCATTATGAGTGTGTTTTTGCTACCCATGTGGCTGCTGTCGGGTGCCTTCTTCCCCGCTGAGCATGGCTGGTTAAACTGGATTATGTGGGCCAATCCGTTGACCTATGGTGTCGCGGGGTTGCGCCGATTGTTGTATCTGGGCGAGGCCGCGCAGAGTGTGCCAGATTGGCTGGCCGTGCTGCCGTCGTTGCCCATGGCACTCGCCGTCACTGCGATATTTGCCATCGGAACATTTGCCGTGGGTTGCTGGATCGCTGGTCAGCGCACGACAGGAGACTTGTTATGA
- a CDS encoding heme-copper oxidase subunit III — translation MAIATDAPHGHAQHLKLQYQPGLPLPNGKLFMWLFLSTEIMFFAALIGVYIVIRFGAPDWPATHDVHLSEPIGAFNTFVLICSSVSIVLALESARANKSGLAKVWMLITLALGCVFLGVKGYEYNAKFSHGIYPATPRSRIHERADLDFGSAARVRLQTIIEPLAKIPAETLSKEEADQLVLAKKIKDDFSATNPVTLQRLADDIMPPPSLEGEHTSVAAHPETLSEEHPWVQLPYLAAEHDKVEYVRELVESFKLPMVIPGGNMWASTYFLLTGFHAVHVLVGLIVFAIMLTITLDATKAGAIENIGLYWHFVDLVWIFLFPLLYLF, via the coding sequence ATGGCCATTGCCACAGACGCCCCTCATGGGCACGCTCAACACTTGAAATTGCAATACCAGCCCGGCTTACCGCTACCCAACGGCAAGTTGTTCATGTGGCTGTTTTTGTCGACCGAGATTATGTTTTTCGCCGCCCTGATCGGCGTGTACATCGTGATTCGCTTCGGTGCGCCAGACTGGCCGGCGACGCACGACGTGCATCTGTCTGAACCCATTGGCGCGTTCAATACCTTCGTGCTGATCTGTTCCAGCGTGTCCATTGTCTTGGCGCTGGAAAGCGCGCGAGCCAACAAAAGCGGTCTGGCAAAGGTTTGGATGCTGATCACTTTGGCATTAGGTTGTGTATTTTTGGGCGTCAAGGGTTACGAGTACAACGCCAAGTTCTCGCACGGCATTTATCCTGCCACACCGCGCAGCCGGATTCACGAGCGAGCCGATCTGGATTTTGGCTCGGCCGCCCGTGTGCGTTTGCAGACGATCATCGAGCCTCTGGCCAAGATTCCCGCCGAAACGTTGTCGAAGGAGGAAGCGGATCAATTAGTTTTGGCCAAGAAGATCAAGGACGACTTTTCCGCCACAAACCCGGTAACTTTGCAGCGCCTGGCCGACGACATCATGCCGCCACCGTCGCTGGAAGGGGAACATACTAGCGTCGCCGCGCATCCGGAGACGCTCAGCGAAGAGCATCCGTGGGTCCAACTCCCCTACCTGGCGGCGGAGCACGACAAGGTGGAATACGTCCGCGAGCTCGTCGAGTCGTTCAAGCTGCCGATGGTGATTCCTGGCGGCAATATGTGGGCCAGCACTTATTTCTTGTTGACGGGCTTTCACGCCGTACACGTGTTGGTAGGGCTGATCGTGTTCGCCATCATGCTTACGATCACGCTTGACGCCACGAAAGCCGGCGCCATCGAGAATATCGGTCTGTACTGGCACTTCGTCGATCTGGTGTGGATTTTCCTGTTTCCGTTGCTGTATCTGTTCTGA